The genomic DNA ACACGCCCACCCTCCGGATCGACGTCCTGGACGTGGACGGGGAGCACGTGCGCGACCGCCGCCCGTTCGCGACGATCGAGCCCGGCGCGGGCGCCCCCGACGGGCTGACGGTCGACGCCGAGGGCTGTGTCTGGGTCGCTCTGTGGAACGGCTGGGCCCTGCGCCGCTACACCCCCGACGGCAGGCTGGAGCGCACGGTCGCCCTGCCCGTGCCGCGCCCGACGTCCTGTGCGTTCGGCGGCCGGGACCTGCGTGACCTGTACATCACCTCCGCCCGGACCGGTTCCGACGCCCCGCCCCCGCTCGCCGGCTCGCTGCTGGTCCTGCCGGACGCGGGACTCGGTCTGCCCGGCACACCGTTCGCGGGCTGACCGGGGGACCGGCCGGCTTCGGCCTGTTCGCACACCTGGACGGGCGCCGCGCCCCGAACCTCCGTATAAAGGGCCCTGAGGGCAGCGCGGGTACGGCAGGCACGGAGTGCGAAGGCACGACGGTACGAAGCGGGCGTGACACAGGCACGCGTACGGACGGGGGCAGGAGCGGGCGGGGCCGCGGAGGCGGACGACGGAGGAGGACCGGGATGCACGGGACCGGGAGCACCGGGCGCGACGGGAGTTCCGGAAGCACCGGAAGTGCCGGGCGCGAGGGGCCTGTGGCGCATCATGTGCGGGAGGACCACGGCCCCGTCCGGTTCGGTCCGCCCGCCCCCGACCCGGGCCTGCCAGTACTGCCCGAGCTGGCCGAGGTCCTGGCCGCCGCGGCGGACGGCGCCCGGCCCGAACCTCCCGGCGGCGGAAGGGCACTGCGCGAGGCGGCCTGTGCCTACTGGTCGCGGCGCGGGCTGCGCGGCGGCCCCCGGCACGTCGCGGCCGCCCCCGGCGCGCAGCCCCTGCTCTTCGCGCTGATCGCCGCACACGGCGGCGACGTCCTGATGCCACGACCCTGCCCCGCCACCTGGATGCCGCAGGCGCGGCTGCTCGGCCGTCCCGCCTACCATGTGCCGACCCCGGCCGAGTGCGGCGGCATCCCCGACCCGTACGCCCTGCTGGAGACCGTGCGCCGGGTGCGGGCCGAGGGCGGCAGGCCCCGGCTGCTGCTGCTCTCCGTGGCCGACGACCCGACCGCCACCGTCGCACCGCCCGAACTGGTCAACGAGGCGTGCGAGGCCGCCGTCGCCGAGGGGCTGCACATCATCAGCGACGAGACCTGGCGCGACACCCTGCACCGGCCCCATGACACGGTCCTGCTGAGCCCCGCCGAGATGTTCCCCGGCGAGGTCACGGTGCTCAGCGACCTGGCCGGTGCGCTGACCCCGGCCGCCTGGCCCGTCGCGGTCGCCCGCTTCCCGGACACCGAGCGGGCCGCCGTACGCCATGCCCGTACCCTCGACATCCTCACCGCGCTGGGCGCACTGGTCGCGGGACCCGTCGCGCACGCGGCGGCCCACGCCCTGGGGGAGCCGGAGTCGGTCACGGCCAGAATCCGGCAGACCGCGGAGCTCCAGGCCCAGGTCGCCGCCGCCGCGCACCGCGCCGTGCTGGCCTCCGGGGCACTGGCCAGACCCCCGCAGGCGGGCCGCCATCTCTACGCCGACCTAGGCCCGCTCCGCTCCCGGCTGGCCTCCCGGGGCGTCACGGACTCGATGGAGCTGGAGGAGTACCTGACGGGCCGCCTCGGAGCCCCGGCTCCCGGCGGACACCGCTTCGGGGACGAGCTGGGCGCCCTGCGGGTACGTCTGGGCACCGGGCCGCTGCTCGGAGCGACGCCGCAGGAGGAACGGGAGTCCCTCACCGCGGTGGAGCCCCTGAAACTGCCGCACGTGGCGAAGGCGCTGAGTGCTTTCGCGGCGGCCTTCGACGAACTGAGATGAGCGCCGCCGACGGGAACCGTTCCGGCGGCCGGTCTCAGTGACCGCTCTTCGTCCGCAGCCTGCGCCACACCGCCGGGGCGCCGCTGATCAGCAGCGTCAGCCCCACCGCCGCGACCACGCCCTGCCACGGTTCCGGAAAGAGCGAACCGCCCAGAATGCCGATCAGCTGGTACGTCGCCGCCCACGCCAGACACGCCGGTACGTCGCCCCGGGCGAACCGCCGCAGCGGCATCCGGCCGAGCAGGCAGGCCAGCATCACCGGTATCCGGCCGGCCGGCACCAGCCGGGACAGCACCAGCACCACCACACCGTGCTCGTCGAGCTTCCGCCGCGCCTGCGCCAGCCGCTCCGGAGCGGCCCGGCGGCTGATCGTCTCCAGCCACTTCGAACCGTTCCTGGAACGCACCCCGCGCTGCCCCAGCCAGTACAGGCAGATGTCCCCCAGGAACGCCGCGGCCGACGCCACGACGAACACCACGAGCAGCGCGAACGGCGCCGTCTGGTGGAAGGCCACCACCGCGGCCGAACTCACCAGAGCCCCGGTCGGCACCACCGGAACCAGCGACCCCAGGGCCACCAGCAGGAACAACGACGGATAGCCGACCACCTGCTGCGTCGACTCGGTCGGCAGCTCGCGCACGACCCCCTGGATCTCATGGATCACGGGCCGGCCTCCGGCCGTACCCGTTCGCCGTGCCCCAGCAGGTGCACCGCGACCTTCGGGGCCGCCAGCGCCGCCTTCCGGACGAACTCGTCGCCCGGCGAGTGGAACTCGTGCGGACGGACTCCGTCCAGCCCGATCGGCCAGTACGTGCCGTAGTGGACCGGCACCGCGGCACTCGGCTCCAGCCGGGTCAGCGCCTCGGCGGCACGGGCCGGATCCAGATGGCTGTGGCCGAGGTTCGGGCCCCAGCCGCCCACCGGCAGCAGCGCCACGTCCACCGGCCCCACCGCTTCGGCCATGGCGTCGAACAGTCCGGTGTCCCCGGCGAAGTAGGTCCGTACCTCACCCTCCACCACATAGCCGAGCGCGGGCACCCGGCGCGGACCGACAGGCAGCCGCCGCCCGTCGTGCAGCGCGGGAACCGCCCGTACGCGTACCTCGCCGACCCGGACGACATCCCCCGGCGCCACCTCGGTGATCCGGAACTCGCGCATCCGGCGCAGCATCCGCAGACCGGGCACGGTGGCCACCGCTCCGCTGGGCACGATCAGCCGACTGCCGGGAGCGAGCCGCGCGAGCGAGGGCAGATGCAGATGGTCGGAGTGCAGATGGGAGATCAGGACCACATCGGCCACCGTCGCCCGGGGCGGCGGAAGCTCGCCCCGGCGCCGGCGCAGATGTGCCAGACGCCGTACGAACAGCGGATCGGTCAGCACCCGTACCCCGGAGTCCTCGACCGTGCAGGTGGCATGACCCCACCAGGTGACCTCCACCGGCAGTCCCGCCTCCTCGCTCGTCGCCCGGGAGCCGCGGTGAACCGCGCTCCGGGTACGAGCGTAAGCGCCGCGCGCCGGTGGCACGCCGGAGTGCGCCTTGTCGCCCGATTCCGCGGCGGTACGACCGGTTACGGAGGGCTACCGACCGGGTAGGGTCGGGCCCGGGATCTCACCTACGGGGGGCCGTTCATGGGGGATGTACGGGTGGCGGCCATCGCCAGCCTCACACCGCTCGAGGAGCTCGACGGCGACCCGTTCCTCGTCGACACCCGCAGTCAGCACGCCATGTGCGCGCGCTGGGCCGCGGGGCACGGCTACGCCGTCACCCGGCAGCTGCGCCTGTACGGGCTCCGCTTCGACCACCGCGCCCTGTGGAGCGATGTCGAGGACGGTCAGGTCGAGCTGTTCGTGGCGCCCAACGACCGGGTGCTCGCACGGGCGATCACCTCGGTGTCCGATTTCGCCGCGGAGTGCGAGCGCCGGGGCGTGCGCCTGGAGCTCGCCGGTCTGGACGAACCGGACTACACGGCACGGTCGAAGGCAGGCGTCCACCGCAGGCTCTCCATGCCCACCGCCGGTTACGACGGCTGCTGATCACCCCGGGAGCGGCCGCGGCCCTGCTCCGCACTCAGGCTCCGCCGTCCGGGGGACCCGCTGTGAAAGGCTGGGTCCGGGTCCACGACGGACGGACCCGGACGTGAGGTGGAACGGCGTGGGTGACGGGCGATGGCGTACGGCTGGCAGCGCCCTGATGCGGGTGGTCGCGGTGTGGGCGGTGTCCACCCTGACGATGCTGGTGCTCGCCGGGATCCTGCCCGACTTCCAGCTCCAGTCCGACGACGGCGACAGCATCACCAAGACCGCGTTCACCGCGGCGTGGGGCGCGGGCGCCTTCGGTCTGCTCTCCGCACTGGTCTGGCCCGTTCTCGTCCGGGCCCTGCTCATCGTGCCCGCCCTGGTCCTGGGCATGCTGGTCTTCTTCCTCAACGGCTCCCTGCTGCTGATCGCCCTGCGGCTCATCCCGGACGGGCGCGGGGCGGCCGACCCGGAGACGGCGGTGGCCGTCGCCGCCGTCATGTCCGCCGTCGCTTCCGCGACCTCCACCGCCCTCGCGGTGCGGGACGACAACGCCTACCGGCGCAGGCTCTCCCGGCTCGCCGACCGGCGCCGCCGCCGCAGCGGCACGGCCGGCACCGCGGACGGCGGGCGCGGCGGACCCCCCGGCATCGTCTTCCTCCAGCTCGACGGGGTCGGCCATGACGTCCTGACCAGGGCGGCGGCCGACGGGCTGATGCCGACCGTGGCGGGCCGTCTCGCGGACGGATCCGGTCACCGGCTGACCCCGTGGCGCACCGACTGGTCCAGCCAGACCGGTGCCAGCCAGCTCGCCATCCTGCACGGCAGCAACCACGACGTGCCCGCCTTCCGCTGGTACGAGAAGGAGACGGGGACCGTCATGGTCTCCAGCAGACCGGCGAGCGCCCTCGACATGCAGCGCCGGGCCATAGCGCACACCCATGACGGCGGGCTGCTCACCGTCGACGGCGCGAGCCGCGGCAACCTTTTCAGCGGCGGCGCCGACCAGCTCGCGCTCGTCCTGTCGATGGCCGCCCGACGGGGCAAGGGCCGCCGGTCGCGCGCCGGATACTTCGCGTACTTCTCCGATCCGGCCAACGCCGTCCGTACGGCACTGTCCTTCGTCGCCGAGGTCGGCCGAGAGATCGGCCAGTCGACCCTGGCCCGGGTGCGCAAGGAGGCGCCCCGGATCAAGCGGGGCGGGCTCTACCCCTTCATCCGGGCCTTCGCCACCGTCGTCGAACGCGATGTGGTGGTCTCCGCCGTCATCGGTGACATGTTCGCCGGACGCACCGCCGTCTACGCCGACCTCGTGGCCTACGACGAGGTCGCCCATCACTCCGGGCCGCACAGCCGCGACGCGGACAAGGTCCTCGCACGGCTCGACCGCTCCCTCGCCCTGATCACCAAGGTCGCCGAGCACACCCCGCGCACCTACCGGATCGTGCTGCTGTCCGACCACGGCCAGAGCCCGGGGGAGACCTTCGCCGGAATGTACGGGCTGACCCTCAAGGACCTGGTACGGGCGGGCTGCGGGCTGCCCGTACCGCGCCGGGCGCAGCGCACCCGCAGCGCCTCGGAGGCGCGCGACGCGGTCCGGATCGCGCTGCACCGCCCCGTGAAGGAGAAGGAGGCCGAACACCCGGCCAAGCTCTCCGACCCGATCGTGCTCGCCTCCGGAAACCTCGGCCTGCTCTCCTTCCCGGACATCCTCGGCCGCGCCTCGCGCGAACAGCTCGACCGCCGCCACCCCGCGCTGCTCAGCACGCTCGCCAACCACCCGGGGATCGGATTCCTCCTCGTCCGGAGTGAGGAACACGGCTCGGTGGTGCTGGGCCGGGGCGGGGCCGTGGTCCCGGTGCGGGAACTGAAGGACGGCACGGGCCCGCTGGCCGGGTTCGGCCCGGGTGCGGCGGACGCGGTGCGGCGCACCGACACCTTCCGGAACGTCGCGGACGTCATGGTCAACTCGATGTATGACCCCGACACCGGCTTCGTGCACGCCTTCGAGGAGCAGATCGGTTCGCACGGCGGGCTCGGGGGCGAGCAGTCGCGCCCCTTCCTGCTGTGGCCGCGCGCCCTGACGGACCCGTTCGACATCGTCGCCGCGGAGGGCGCGGAGGGTGGCAGCCGGGCGTCCGGGACCGAGTTGGCCGGAGCCGAGACCGTGCACCGGGTGCTGGCCCGCTGGCTGAGCGAACTCTCGGGGCCGCAGGTGCCGGTGAGCCCGGAGGGGTTCGCCGGAGCGGAGCGGGCGGACGAGCCGTTCCCCGCCGGCCCCGTACCGGACACCCCCGTACCGGACACCGATGAGGCGGTGCCGGGCAGTCCGGGCTGAGCTGTCCGCGGGGCGTTGTCAGTGGTGGGCGGCAGGATGGTGGTCATGACGAACTCAGCTGTTGTGCTCGCCGATGCCACCGCCTACGCCGCCGCCGTCGAACAGGCGTCGCAGGCCGCCGCCGCGTATTACGCCACGGGTGAGAGCCCGCTCGACGACGACGCGTACGACCGGCTGGCACGCGGGATCGCCGCATATGAGGATGCGCACCCGGAGGAGGCGCTGGCGGCCTCGCCGACGGGCAAGGTCGCGGGTGGCGCGGCCGTCGGGGACGTACCGCACACGGTCCCCATGCTGTCGCTGGACAACGTCTTCTCCGCCGAGCAGTTCGCCACCTGGACCGCCTCCCTGGAGCGGCGGATCGGCAGACCGGTGGCCGCCTGGAGCGTGGAGCCCAAGCTCGACGGCCTCGCCGTCGCCGCCCGTTACCAGCAGGGCAGGCTCGACCGGCTGATCACCCGGGGCGACGGCACCGCGGGCGAGGACGTGTCGCACGCCGTGGGTACGATCCTCGGCCTCCCCGAGCGGCTCGGCGAAGCGGTCACCATAGAGGTGCGCGGCGAGATCCTCATGACGGACGAGCAGTTCGAACAGGCCAACGCCACGCGTACGGAACACGGCGGTGCCCCCTTCGCCAATCCGCGCAACGGGGCGGCGGGCACCCTGCGCGCCAAGGACCGGCCCTACCGGGTCGAGATGACCTTCTTCGCCTACGGTGCGCTCGCGCTGCCCGATTCCGGGGAGCTGACCGAGACCCTGGCCGAACTGCCGCACAGCGAGGTCCTGTCGTACGTCGCCGGGCTCGGCGTGCACACGGCGGCGGACACGGACGTGGCGCCGCGCACGGTCACCACCGTCGAGGAGGTGCAGTCGCGAGTGGCCGGGATCGGCGCCCTGCGGGCCTCGTTGCCGTTCGGGATCGACGGCATCGTGATCAAGGCGGACCTCGCCGCCGACCAGCGCGAGGCCGGTTCCGGGACCAGGGCTCCGCGCTGGGCCATCGCGTACAAGCTCCCCGCCGTGGAGAAGGTCACCCGTCTGCTGGCCGTCGAGTGGAACGTGGGCCGCACCGGCATCATCGCGCCGCGCGCAGTGCTGGAACCGGTCGAGATCGACGGGTCGACCGTCAGCTACGCGACCCTGCACAACCCCGCCGACATCACCCGCCGCGACCTGCGCCTCGGGGACCAGGTGATGGTCTACAAGGCGGGCGACATCATTCCGCGCATCGAGGCGCCCGTCGCGCATCTGCGGACCGGCGACGAGCAGAAGATCGAATTCCCCGAGAGCTGCCCGCAGTGCGGTTCCGGGATCGACACGAGCGAGCAGCGCTGGCGCTGCACCCGGGGACGTGACTGCCGGCTGGTCGCCTCCGTGTCGTACGCCGCGGGCCGCGACCAGCTCGACATCGAGGGGCTGGGCGCCACCCGGGTCGTCCAACTCGTCGACGCGGGCCTCGTCAGCGACTTCGCGGACCTGTTCATGCTGGAGCGGGAGCAACTGCTGACCCTGGAGCGGATGGGCGAGACGTCCACCGACAATCTGCTGGCCGCCATCGAGACCGCCCGGAGCCGCCCGCTGTCCCGCGTCTTCTGCGCCCTGGGAGTACGGGGCACGGGGCGCTCCATGTCCCGCCGGATCGCCCGCCACTTCGCGACCATGGACCGGATCGTCGCCGCCGACACCGAGACGCTTCAGCTGGTCGACGGCATCGGCAAGGAGAAGGCCACCGGTGTGGTCGCGGAGCTGGCCGAGCTGGCCCCGCTGATCGACAAGCTGGTCAGGGCGGGGGTCAACATGACGGAGCCCGGCGCCACGCCGCCGCCGGAGCCCGGGGCGGAGCAGGACGCTGGAGCGGACGCGGAGCCGGGGACCCCGCCCGGTGACGGGCCCTCGGGCCTGCCCCTGGACGGGATGACAGTGGTGGTCACCGGTGCCATGACCGGCACCCTGGAGAAGCTGTCCCGCAACCAGATGAACGAGCTCATCGAGCGGGCCGGCGGCAAGTCCTCCTCCAGCGTCTCCAAGCGCACGAGCCTGCTGGTCGCCGGGGAGAAGGCCGGATCGAAGCGGAGCAAGGCGAAGGACCTGGGCGTCCGGATCGCGGCACCGGAGGAGTTCGCGGAACTGATCGCCGCGTTCCTGGAGCAGGAGGCCTGATCAGGGAACCTTTGATTGGGCAAGGAAGTGGCTTTCCTTGCCGCGGTATTGCATAGTGAGGGCTCGGTCATGCCTCGCTATCAGCGGGTCACATAGGTATGCGGACGGCTGTGGTGGCAGGCCGGGGGTGAGGAGCGATGCGTTCTCTGCGCGACGGACAGCGCTTCGTCCGGCCCGTCCACCGGGAAGGCCCGGCGATCCGGGCCCACCGGGAGCACCCCGGGTGCCCGGCACCCGGCGACCGGCCGCTCGCCCGGCGGGGCCTCGCGGTCGACCTCGGCAGCTCCCGGACCCGCGTCTGGGTTCCCGGACACGGCCTCGTGCCGGACCCGGTCCCGGACGACGCCTCCGGGCGGCCCGTCCGGCGCGGCCGCATCGTCGACCCCGAGTCCTGCGGCCGGCTGCTCGGCCGGATCGCCGACGCGGCCCTCGGCCCGGACCGCAGCGACAGCGTGATCGTCCTGAGCCATCCGGTCCTCGCCGGAGCCGGACACCGCACCGAGGCACACCGGCTGCTCGCCGCGCTCGGCCCGACGAGAGTCCTCGTGCTGAACAGCGCCCGCGCCGCCGCCGCGTACGCCGGACCGCAGGACAGCGGGCCGCTGCTCGTCGTCGACATGGGCGCCGAACTGACCGAGGTGACGCTGCTGGTGAACGGCATGGTCGCCGACGCCCGGCAGGCCGAGACCGGACTCAGCGACCTGGATCCGGCGACCCTGCCGGCGGCGCTCGTCCGCACCGTGCTGGACATGATCATGTCCATGTGGCGGCAGGACCGGCACGGCACCGTCCTCGGCGCCCTGCGCAAGGGACCGGTGCTGGCCGGCGGCGGCGCGCTGCGCCCTGACATCACCGACCGGCTCGCCCTCCGTCTCGGGGTACGGCTCCGTCTCGCCGACGACCCGTCGACCACGGTCGTACGGGGCGCCGGACTGATCCTCAGCTCGGTCCTCCGGCACGCCGCCACGCCGGCCGCCCTGCCCGGTCCCCCGAGGTGACCCCCCTCCCGGGGCCGCCCCGGGGCAGCGCACCCCCGCAGGGACGGCAGGACGCAACCGCACGCCGCGCGCGGCACACCCTGGCCCTGCTGCTCCTCGCCGTCCTCACCCTGATCGGCGGCGTGCCCGCGGCCGCCGGAGCGGCGCTCCCCGCCCGTGCCTTCTCCGGGCCGGCGCACGTCGCCGCCCACGCACCCGGCGCGTCCGCCCCCGCCCAGCACACCGACCGCACCGCGCATATCCGGCAGATCCACGACCTTCGCCGGGCCCGGCCGGCCGCGGCGCACGGACACGACGTCCGTACGGCGGTGGCCACCGGCCCGGACAGCCGCCGCACCCGCACCGCGGCGCTCACCGCCGACGACCGCCCCCGGGCAGCGGCCACAGCCGCCCCGCATCCCCGGGCGGGCGTCCTCCGGGCCCAGGCGCCCAGCCATTCGCCTCCGCCCTGCCACAGCGTTCTGCCACCGCACGCGCCGGTCCTGCCCGCTCCGGGCACCCGCACGGTGTGCTTCAGCCACGCCGCCTTCCGGCTACCCGACGGAAGTCCGGCCACGCTCCCCGGCGTACGGGGTCCTCCCGGGACGGCGGCCGGTCCGACGACCGGTCACCGGTCCTGTCCCACAGACCTGCCGTCCCGTCCTCGCTGAGGTGAGGGCGCAGGACGCCCCACCGGAGGATTACCCATGTCTCGCGCCACCGCGGTGCGAGCGGTACTGGCTGCCGCCGTACTGCTCGTCTCCGTGTTCATCACGCTGACCATGTCACCCAGACTCGGCCTCGATCTCCAGGGCGGCACCCGCATGGTGCTCCAGGCCAAGGACTCCGGCACCACCAAAGCGGACCGGGAGAGCACCGACCGCACCCTGGAAGTGCTGCGGCAGCGCATCGACTCCCTCGGCGTCTCCGAACCGACCCTGACCCGTTCCGGCGAGGACCGGATCATCGTCGAACTCCCCGACGTACAGGACCCGCGTCAGGCCGCCGAGGTGATCGGCAAGACCGCCCAGCTGACCTTCCACGCCGTACAGGGACCGGGCGCCGCACCGGCCGCGGAAGCCCCGGACACGGAAACCCCGGACGGGAAGGACACCCCCGACGGAGAACCCCTGACACTCTCCGACGAGCAGGGCCGTTCCCTGGCGCTGGGCCCCGAGCGGCTCTCCGGCGCGGGGGTCAAGGACGCCACCGCCGCCTTCGACGCCCAGGGCGGCGCCGGATGGACCGTGTCGCTCGACTTCGAGAAGGACGCGGGCCGGGACTGGACGCGGCTGACGGGCGAGGCCGCCTGCCACCCCGCCCAGGACGAGCGGCGCCGGGTCGCCATCGTCCTGGACCAGAAGGTGATCTCCTCGCCGCAGGTCGACCCGTCGGTCGGCTGCAACGTCGGGCTCCCGTCCGGGAACACACAGATCACGGGCTCCTTCAGCGCCGACGAGGCCCGTGACCTGGCCCTGCTCATCAAGGGCGGCGCTCTGCCCGTACCCGTCGAGATCGTCGAACAGCGGACCGTCGGCCCGACCCTCGGCGCCGCGGCCATCGAGGCGAGCGCCAAGGCGGCGCTGATCGGAGCCGCCGCCACCGCGCTGTTCATCACCTGCGTCTACCGGCTCTTCGGAGCCCTCGCCGCCGTGGCCCTCGCCGCCTACGGGGTGATCTCGTACGCCGCCCTGGTCGCGCTCGGCGTCACCCTCACCCTCCCCGGACTCGCCGGGTTCGTCCTCGCCATCGGGATGGCCGTCGACGCGAACGTCCTGGTCTTCGAACGCGCCCGGGAGGAGTGCGTGCTACGGCCGAACCGTTCCCTGCGGTCCGCGCTCACCGCCGGATTCCGCAACGCCTGGAGCGCGGTCGCCGATTCCAATGTGACCACGCTGATCGCCGCGGGGCTCCTCTTCTTCCTCGGCTCGGGCCCGGTCAAGGGTTTCGGCGTCACCCTGGCCATCGGGGTGCTCGCCTCGATGTTCTCCGCGCTCGTCATCGCCCGCGCGCTCACCGAGGTCGCGGCGGGTTCCCGGTTCGTCAGCGCCTACCGGGGAGTCAACGGCATCGCCCGCCCCGGCCGGGTACGGACCTGGCTGACCCGCCGTGATCCGCGGCTGTTCCGCTCGCCCCGCCGCTGGCTGCTGTTCTCGACGGCGCTGGTCGCCGTCGCCGTGCTCGGCATCACGGTGCGCGGCGTCAACCTCGGCGTCGAGTTCACCGGCGGCCGGCTCATCGAGTACTCCACCAGCCGTCCCGTCGACGTGGACACGGCCCGAGACACACTGGCCGCCGCGGGCTTCGGCGACGCCGAGGTCACCACCGCGGGCGCGGGCGACCTCTCCGTACGCACCGGGAAGCTCGACAACGACGGGGAACACGCGCTGCGCACCGCCCTGGCCGCCGAGGGCGGCGAGACCACCAAGGTGCGCGACGAACTGATCGGGCCCAGCCTCGGCGACGAGCTGCGGCGCAACGCCCTGATCGCCCTCGCCGTCGCCGTGTTCGTCCAACTCGCCTATCTGGCGGTCCGGTTCCGCTGGACGTTCGCCGTGGCCTCGGTCGGCGCGCTCGTCCACGATGTGATCGTGCTGGTCGGTGCCTTCGCCTGGCTGGGGCGTCCGGTCGACGGCATCTTCCTGGCCGCCCTGCTCACCGTCATCGGCTACTCGGTCAACGACTCGGTGGTGGTCTTCGACCGGGTGCGGGAGCTGTGGGCCAGAAGTCCGCGCGCACCGCTGGCCACCGTCGCAGAACGGGCGGTCCTGCAGACCGTTCCCCGAACCGTGAACACCGGTATGGGCGCCCTGTTCATCCTGGCCGCGCTCGCCGTACTGGGCGGCGACTCGCTCGCCGACTTCGCGCTCGCCCTCCTCATCGGCGTCTGCGTGGGGACGTACTCCTCGGTGCTCACCGCCGTGCCGGGCGCGATCCTGCTGGAGAGGAGCAGCAAGGCGCCGCCGCCGGTCCGGTCCAAGGGCGGCCGTCGGACCGCGCCGGCCAAGCGCCGCGACCCGCTGGACAACGGAGCCAGGGTCTGACCCCCGCGCCGCCCCCGCCGCAACGCGGGGGCGGCGCGCGTCAGTGGCCGTGAACCGTAGGTGCAACACGGCACAATCCGGACCACACCCAGTGATCGGAGCGTGCCCATGGCTGACGTCCTGCGCGAGGCGTGGTCCACCGTCGTGCCGGATCCGAACGGCCGGCACGGCCCCCTGCCGCCCCTGATGCTCGCCCTGACCTTCGTCACCGGGCTCGTCGACGCGGTCAGCTATCTCCTGCTGGGCCGGGTCTTCGTCGCCAACATGACCGGCAACGTGGTCTTCTCCGGCTTCGCCCTCGCCGGAGCCCCCGGCTTCTCCCTGGCCGCCTCCCTGGTGGCGCTGGCCGCCTTCGCCTCCGGGGCACTGGCCGGCGGCCTGACCGTCCACCGCACCGGCGCCCGCACCCACCGGGGCCGGATGCTCCAGTACACGCTGCTCACCGAGACCCTGTTCGTGACGGCCGCGCTGGTCGTCACCCTGATCTCCGGCACGCCGTACTCCGGAGGGGTCAGGTTCACGCTCATCGTGCTGCTCGGCCTCGGGCTCGGTGTGCAGAACGCGGCCTCCCGCGCCCTCGCCGTACCCGACCTCACCACCACCGTGCTGACACTCACCCTCACGGGCGTCGCCTCGGACAGCCGCCTGGCCGGGGGCGGCGGGAGCCGTGCCGGGCGGCGGGTCATGTCGGCCGCCGCGATGCTGCTCGGGGCGCTTGCCGGAGGCGTGGCCGTCCTGAACGGCCGGCCGGCGCTGCCGCTCCTGCTGGCGGTGGCTGTCCTGGCCGCCGCGAGCGCGGCCGCGTCTCTCCTGGCCCGCAGCGGAGCGCCCTGGACCGAGCCGTCCGGGAAGTGAGAGGTGCCGCGGTACAGCCTTCAGAGGCTCAGGGAGCGCAGATACTCGCCCGTCTCCCGGTCGGCGGGCAGGAACGTCTCGATGGCCAGCTCCGCCACGGTCACATCCATCGGCGTGTTGAACGTCGTGATGGAGGCGACGAACGACAGCACCCGCCCCTCGTGCGCGATCCGCAGTGTCAGCGCGAACGGTGCGGGTCCGTCCTGCGCCGGCCGGCCGCCGGGCCCGCCCATGCCCCGCTCGCCCGGCCGCGGCCCGCCGGCCGCCCGCTCGGGCGGGGGATACGCGGCGACCTCCTCGTACAGCGCGCGCAGCCGCGGCGAACGGGCCAGGGCGATCTGACGCTCCATCTGCGCCAGCAGATCCGCCCGCCACTCCGGGAGATTCAGGATGCGCGGGGCGAGACCCTCCGGATGCAGGGTGATCCGCATGGCGTTCAGCGGCGGAGCGAGCAGGTGCCCGGCCACCCCGGCCAGCAGCAGAGAGGAGCCCCGGTTGGCGGCCACCACGGTGTACGTACCGTCCACGACCAGCGCCGGAAACGGGTCGTAGCCCTGGAGCAATCGCTCCATGCCCTCGCGCAGCGCGTCCATCGACGGGTCCTCCAGCGGGGTCTCCCTGTACCGCGGCGCGTATCCGGCGACCACGAGCAGG from Streptomyces sp. NBC_00654 includes the following:
- the secD gene encoding protein translocase subunit SecD is translated as MSRATAVRAVLAAAVLLVSVFITLTMSPRLGLDLQGGTRMVLQAKDSGTTKADRESTDRTLEVLRQRIDSLGVSEPTLTRSGEDRIIVELPDVQDPRQAAEVIGKTAQLTFHAVQGPGAAPAAEAPDTETPDGKDTPDGEPLTLSDEQGRSLALGPERLSGAGVKDATAAFDAQGGAGWTVSLDFEKDAGRDWTRLTGEAACHPAQDERRRVAIVLDQKVISSPQVDPSVGCNVGLPSGNTQITGSFSADEARDLALLIKGGALPVPVEIVEQRTVGPTLGAAAIEASAKAALIGAAATALFITCVYRLFGALAAVALAAYGVISYAALVALGVTLTLPGLAGFVLAIGMAVDANVLVFERAREECVLRPNRSLRSALTAGFRNAWSAVADSNVTTLIAAGLLFFLGSGPVKGFGVTLAIGVLASMFSALVIARALTEVAAGSRFVSAYRGVNGIARPGRVRTWLTRRDPRLFRSPRRWLLFSTALVAVAVLGITVRGVNLGVEFTGGRLIEYSTSRPVDVDTARDTLAAAGFGDAEVTTAGAGDLSVRTGKLDNDGEHALRTALAAEGGETTKVRDELIGPSLGDELRRNALIALAVAVFVQLAYLAVRFRWTFAVASVGALVHDVIVLVGAFAWLGRPVDGIFLAALLTVIGYSVNDSVVVFDRVRELWARSPRAPLATVAERAVLQTVPRTVNTGMGALFILAALAVLGGDSLADFALALLIGVCVGTYSSVLTAVPGAILLERSSKAPPPVRSKGGRRTAPAKRRDPLDNGARV
- the ligA gene encoding NAD-dependent DNA ligase LigA — protein: MVVMTNSAVVLADATAYAAAVEQASQAAAAYYATGESPLDDDAYDRLARGIAAYEDAHPEEALAASPTGKVAGGAAVGDVPHTVPMLSLDNVFSAEQFATWTASLERRIGRPVAAWSVEPKLDGLAVAARYQQGRLDRLITRGDGTAGEDVSHAVGTILGLPERLGEAVTIEVRGEILMTDEQFEQANATRTEHGGAPFANPRNGAAGTLRAKDRPYRVEMTFFAYGALALPDSGELTETLAELPHSEVLSYVAGLGVHTAADTDVAPRTVTTVEEVQSRVAGIGALRASLPFGIDGIVIKADLAADQREAGSGTRAPRWAIAYKLPAVEKVTRLLAVEWNVGRTGIIAPRAVLEPVEIDGSTVSYATLHNPADITRRDLRLGDQVMVYKAGDIIPRIEAPVAHLRTGDEQKIEFPESCPQCGSGIDTSEQRWRCTRGRDCRLVASVSYAAGRDQLDIEGLGATRVVQLVDAGLVSDFADLFMLEREQLLTLERMGETSTDNLLAAIETARSRPLSRVFCALGVRGTGRSMSRRIARHFATMDRIVAADTETLQLVDGIGKEKATGVVAELAELAPLIDKLVRAGVNMTEPGATPPPEPGAEQDAGADAEPGTPPGDGPSGLPLDGMTVVVTGAMTGTLEKLSRNQMNELIERAGGKSSSSVSKRTSLLVAGEKAGSKRSKAKDLGVRIAAPEEFAELIAAFLEQEA
- a CDS encoding YoaK family protein; translation: MADVLREAWSTVVPDPNGRHGPLPPLMLALTFVTGLVDAVSYLLLGRVFVANMTGNVVFSGFALAGAPGFSLAASLVALAAFASGALAGGLTVHRTGARTHRGRMLQYTLLTETLFVTAALVVTLISGTPYSGGVRFTLIVLLGLGLGVQNAASRALAVPDLTTTVLTLTLTGVASDSRLAGGGGSRAGRRVMSAAAMLLGALAGGVAVLNGRPALPLLLAVAVLAAASAAASLLARSGAPWTEPSGK
- a CDS encoding rod shape-determining protein, whose amino-acid sequence is MRSLRDGQRFVRPVHREGPAIRAHREHPGCPAPGDRPLARRGLAVDLGSSRTRVWVPGHGLVPDPVPDDASGRPVRRGRIVDPESCGRLLGRIADAALGPDRSDSVIVLSHPVLAGAGHRTEAHRLLAALGPTRVLVLNSARAAAAYAGPQDSGPLLVVDMGAELTEVTLLVNGMVADARQAETGLSDLDPATLPAALVRTVLDMIMSMWRQDRHGTVLGALRKGPVLAGGGALRPDITDRLALRLGVRLRLADDPSTTVVRGAGLILSSVLRHAATPAALPGPPR